In Populus alba chromosome 1, ASM523922v2, whole genome shotgun sequence, a single window of DNA contains:
- the LOC118040891 gene encoding NDR1/HIN1-like protein 13 encodes MTDRVYPSTKPATNGTTATKAQLYGATRPVYRPQHNRKRSRGCFCSCVLWTAVVIFTLIVLAAIAGAIIYVLYRPHRPTFVVSGLKISSLNLTSTSHLTTNIDLNITTRNPNKKLVYTYNPITISVTTEKDDILVGSGLLPSFVHGTKNTTSLRAAITSSGLQLDDKSGSKLTSDLKSKDGVALKIELETKVKVKMGGLKTPKARIRVSCQGIKATVPSGKQATKASVSNAKCKVDLRIKIWKWTF; translated from the coding sequence ATGACAGACAGGGTCTACCCTTCTACTAAACCAGCTACAAATGGCACAACAGCCACCAAAGCCCAACTCTACGGTGCCACCCGCCCCGTCTACCGCCCCCAACACAACAGAAAACGCAGCCGCGGTTGCTTCTGTTCCTGTGTTTTATGGACCGCAGTGGTCATCTTCACTCTCATAGTCCTTGCTGCCATAGCCGGAGCCATTATCTACGTCCTCTACCGACCCCACCGACCCACCTTTGTCGTCTCCGGCCTCAAAATCTCCTCTCTCAACCTTACCTCAACGTCCCATCTCACTACCAACATCGACCTCAACATCACcactagaaaccctaataaAAAACTCGTCTATACATACAATCCTATCACTATTTCTGTGACTACAGAGAAAGACGATATCCTTGTAGGCAGTGGCCTGTTGCCCTCATTTGTGCATGGCACCAAGAACACAACCTCTTTGAGAGCCGCCATCACAAGCAGTGGCTTACAACTGGATGACAAATCTGGTAGCAAGTTAACGAGTGATTTGAAGAGCAAGGATGGTGTGGCTTTGAAGATAGAGTTGGAGACTAAAGTAAAAGTCAAGATGGGAGGGTTAAAGACTCCAAAAGCTAGAATTAGGGTCAGTTGTCAGGGGATTAAAGCCACTGTTCCATCTGGGAAACAAGCAACGAAAGCATCTGTCTCAAATGCTAAGTGCAAGGTTGATTTGAGGATCAAGATCTGGAAGTGGACTTTCTAA